In a genomic window of Procambarus clarkii isolate CNS0578487 chromosome 10, FALCON_Pclarkii_2.0, whole genome shotgun sequence:
- the LOC123775137 gene encoding enoyl-[acyl-carrier-protein] reductase, mitochondrial yields the protein MLGRPALRRFALYPRTNVFANDIQRFRQFSGVGTSLVYEEYGDPEKVIVQTKTVLPKLQDDQVLIRMIAAPVNPADINTIQGVYAVKPRLPSVPGNEGVGEILDVGKNIGNELQPGDRIIPKINAFGTWCTHALASPSELIKIPSDVDIATAATIAVNPGTAYRMLKDFVSLKSGDTVIQNGANSAVGQAVIQIAAAFGVKTVNVVRDRPAINELKEFLIKLGATVVVTENELRKSEEVKALPPPSLALNCVSGRSGTELLRQLAPKGIMVTYGGMSRQPVTVPVGTLIFTDVTLRGFWMTRWNKEHLNHPARHQMLDELFHLAQTGDLKPPDHTFVPFSNFRVALQNAMPSEGMLGKKQILLFE from the exons ATGTTGGGCAGACCAGCACTGCGACGCTTTGCTCTTTATCCTAGAACTAATGTATTTGCAAATGACATTCAGAGATTTAGACAGTTTTCTGGGGTTGGGACGTCGCTTGTGTACGAGGAGTATGGTGACCCCGAAAAGGTTATTGTGCAAACCAAGACGGTCCTTCCCAAGCTGCAGGACGATCAG GTGTTGATTCGAATGATAGCAGCACCTGTCAACCCAGCAGATATTAACACCATTCAAGGAGTTTATGCTGTGAAGCCTCGGCTTCCTAGTGTGCCAGGCAATGAAGGCGTCGGGGAGATTTTAGATGTTGGCAAAAATATTGGTAAtgaacttcaacctggagatcgtaTCATTCCCAAGATTAATGCTTTTGGCACATGGTGCACCCATGCTTTGGCTAGCCCAAGTGAACTGATCAAG ATTCCCTCAGATGTTGATATTGCAACAGCGGCTACTATTGCTGTCAATCCAGGGACAGCATACAGAATGCTGAAAGACTTTGTTTCTCTCAAGAGTGGTGACACAGTAATTCAGAATGGTGCTAATTCTGCTGTTGGACAGGCTGTAATAcag ATTGCTGCAGCCTTTGGTGTGAAGACAGTGAATGTGGTGCGTGACCGGCCAGCTATCAACGAATTAAAAGAATTTCTCATTAAATTGGGAGCAACTGTGGTTGTGACTGAGAATGAATTGAG GAAAAGCGAGGAAGTAAAGGCCTTACCACCTCCAAGTCTTGCGCTGAACTGTGTGAGTGGTCGGAGTGGAACGGAACTATTGAGGCAGCTGGCACCTAAAGGCATCATGGTCACGTATGGGGGCATGTCTAGACAG CCAGTAACTGTGCCAGTAGGAACTTTAATCTTTACTGATGTCACTCTTCGAGGTTTTTGGATGACACGATGGAACAAAGAACACCTTAACCATCCTGCACGACACCAAATGCTAGATGAACTGTTTCATCTTGCACAAACTGGTGACCTAAAACCACCAGATCACACTTTTGTTCCCTTTTCCAACTTTCGTGTAGCTTTACAGAATGCCATGCCAAGTGAAGGAATGTTGGGTAAAAAACAAATCTTACTATTTGaataa
- the LOC123775144 gene encoding uncharacterized protein: MLSPLEEADLACVIAQLEALKYNGLETLEPSWVHSVLVTPGAPRQSLLTWALIQLFPLEAAELATAPQHVHTPRILQCFSCMGICKAGDSDVIQGTAPAPAQLKFWRRCLDNVRNLQESTAFADDKRVEPQASNALLDQLAYSPHLQPILKGGGTSLIPGDLQEKYRTWCKYGQYIPLGDLLQDSHDQLAEQLKKYNNIEEQWKVKSFAEQQSDLHTDLNKQVPAFTKELGLFQGVYSLYIAPWTTSSTKLELPDTGPLVHDATGKLAKLIQALKSTEEALQKCEELGEQEKLLERHGNCPSVTSSLQSLLTQPSLNKLVQNDNMK; encoded by the exons ATGTTGTCGCCGCTGGAGGAGGCTGACCTCGCCTGTGTTATAGCCCAGTTGGAG GCCCTCAAATACAATGGTTTGGAGACTCTGGAGCCGAGCTGGGTTCACTCGGTGCTCGTCACACCCGGGGCTCCCAGACAAAGCCTCCTGACGTGGGCGCTGATTCAGCTGTTTCCACTTGAGGCAGCCGAGCTGGCCACAGCCCCTCAGCACGTACACACTCCGA GAATACTGCAGTGCTTTTCATGCATGGGAATCTGTAAGGCAGGAGATTCTGATGTCATTCAG ggaacagcaccagcaccagctcagTTGAAGTTTTGGCGAAGGTGTTTAGATAATGTACGGAACTTGCAAGAGTCTACTGCCTTTGCTGATGACAAGCGAGTGGAACCCCAAGCTTCGAATGCCCTTCTTGATCAATTGGCTTATTCTCCGCATCTGCAGCCAATACTGAAG GGAGGAGGCACGAGTCTCATTCCAGGAGACCTCCAGGAAAAGTATCGAACGTGGTGCAAGTATGGACAGTATATTCCACTGGGTGATTTGCTGCAGGATAGTCATGATCAACTTGCTGAACAGCTGAAGAAGTACAATAATATTGAAGAG CAGTGGAAAGTGAAGTCATTCGCAGAGCAGCAAAGTGACCTGCACACAGATTTGAACAAACAAGTGCCAGCTTTCACAAAGGAACTAGGCCTCTTTCAGGGAGTTTACTCACTGTACATTGCTCCTTGGACAACCTCCAGCACAAAGTTAGAGCTTCCAGATACTGGCCCACTTGTTCATGATGCCACTGGAAAGCTTGCTAAATTAATTCAG GCTCTAAAATCAACTGAAGAAGCATTGCAAAAGTGTGAAGAATTGGGGGAACAAGAAAAATTATTGGAGCGGCACGGTAATTGTCCGTCAGTCACGTCAAGTCTTCAGTCTCTCCTTACTCAACCATCATTGAATAAATTGGTGCAAAATGATAATATGAAATGA